The proteins below come from a single Thunnus thynnus chromosome 10, fThuThy2.1, whole genome shotgun sequence genomic window:
- the si:ch73-139j3.4 gene encoding CD82 antigen produces the protein MKLEVKIQALRFCSTVFNCIFLALGVSVAGCAVWILFDSGSFLTVVSSVELKTVGAGLLVIGGVVMVVSVVGCLGAHSENRFLLLMYMGLLIVLVLGQLFITLLLLINRRKIKESLDEAVDQIIVKYEHRDGRDGLMDNVQHYGQCCGRTGPDDWLKNSFIKSHNWTDVLPCSCFNSSRPSSNSSWCSENSTEPLIGRGNGSYDQGCKQKLSDWLQENALTIVGMDIGLVFIQVVQFVLAVYLYRAFGQKAALKRTNPVDPDHAHLDPAHTDHAHLDPAHLDHAPDSGTQNFAYTDPDDGYIDPAQPALYHDDPNYGDTAHLSP, from the exons ATGAAGCTGGAGGTGAAGATTCAGGCTCTGAGGTTCTGCTCTACAGTCTTTAACTGCATCTTCCTG gctcTGGGTGTGAGTGTAGCTGGCTGTGCAGTTTGGATCCTGTTTGACAGTGGAAGCTTCCTGACCGTCGTCTCCTCAG TGGAGCTGAAGACAGTGGGGGCGGGGCTGTTGGTGATTGGTGGAGTGGTGATGGTGGTCAGTGTTGTGGGATGTTTAGGAGCTCACAGTGAGAACAGATTCCTGCTGCTGATG taCATGGGCCTCCTCATCGTGCTGGTCCTGGGTCAGCTCTTcatcacactgctgctgctcattaACAGGCGGAAG ATCAAGGAGAGTCTGGACGAAGCGGTGGATCAGATCATCGTTAAGTACGAACACAGAGACGGACGGGACGGACTGATGGACAATGTGCAGCACTAC GGGCAGTGTTGTGGTAGGACGGGCCCAGATGATTGGCTGAAGAACTCTTTTATCAAGAGTCACAACTGGACAGACGTACTTCCTTGTTCCTGTTTTAACTCCAGTCGTCCCAGCTCCAACTCGTCCTGGTGCTCCGAAAACTCCACTGAGCCGCTGATTGGACGAGGAAATGGCTCATATgatcag gGCTGCAAACAGAAGCTCAGTGATTGGCTGCAGGAGAACGCTCTGACCATCGTCGGCATGGACATCGGCCTCGTGTTCATCCAG GTGGTTCAGTTTGTCCTCGCCGTCTACCTGTATAGAGCGTTTGGCCAAAAAGCTGCTTTGAAAAGAACCAACCCGGTCGATCCTGACCACGCCCATCTAGACCCCGCCCACACGGACCACGCCCATCTAGACCCCGCCCACCTAGACCACGCCCCCGACAGCGGAACGCAGAACTTCGCCTACACCGATCCTGATGATGGTTATATAGACCCCGCCCAGCCAGCACTTTACCATGACGACCCAAATTACGGAGACACCGCCCACttatcaccatga